One stretch of Punica granatum isolate Tunisia-2019 chromosome 5, ASM765513v2, whole genome shotgun sequence DNA includes these proteins:
- the LOC116208694 gene encoding UDP-glycosyltransferase 72E1-like: MAQVSTKPHVALFASPGIGHLIPVLQLGERFVSRHNFVVTVFVVVTDAATAESQLKQQSSYKNLLNVVLLPPVDLTSLTNKPLAILSQLVLIVRQSLPDLRSAIASMKSRPTALIVDLFGTEAFAIADEFHMLKYEFFTTNAWFLALTLYAPHVDREHEDDHILRHMPLHIPGCASILYEDTVDVYTDRNDKLLHDDYVRIGRRLAEADGILINTWESLEPKTLQALRDPKAFGRFSQVRILPIGPLVSGFQSFGSSQPKDDILQWLDDQPTESVLYVSFGSGGTLSADQLTELAWGLEQSQHRFIWVVRPPQENSACGAYFEQAKRADGTPEYLPDGFVTRTQKLGLVVPMWAPQREILAHPSIGGFLSHCGWNSTLESLINGVPLIAWPLYAEQTMNATMLTDQLGIAARSRELMPNGVLGRHEIEKMVRTVMNKEDAKGETIRARSQDLKRTALLAVAEGGSSYAALSQVAQECKIGLVGLKQRARGA; this comes from the coding sequence ATGGCACAAGTTAGCACCAAACCTCATGTGGCCCTATTTGCTAGTCCAGGCATCGGGCACCTGATCCCTGTCCTACAGCTGGGCGAGCGGTTTGTGTCTCGCCACAACTTTGTTGTCACTGTCTTCGTGGTGGTGACCGATGCGGCAACTGCCGAGTCCCAGCTGAAACAGCAGTCCTCGTACAAAAACCTCCTCAATGTAGTCCTGCTGCCTCCAGTTGACCTCACCAGCCTCACGAATAAACCATTGGCCATCCTATCGCAACTCGTGCTTATCGTGCGGCAGTCCCTGCCAGATCTTAGGTCCGCAATTGCCTCTATGAAGAGTCGACCAACCGCTCTCATCGTTGACCTATTTGGTACCGAAGCCTTTGCCATTGCTGATGAGTTTCACATGCTGAAGTACGAGTTCTTCACAACTAATGCATGGTTTCTCGCACTCACCTTATACGCTCCACATGTTGATAGAGAACATGAAGACGACCACATTCTCCGTCACATGCCACTGCACATTCCTGGTTGTGCATCAATATTGTACGAAGATACAGTTGATGTGTACACAGACCGTAACGACAAATTGTTGCATGATGATTATGTGAGGATCGGACGCCGGTTGGCTGAGGCAGATGGTATATTGATTAACACGTGGGAGTCATTGGAGCCAAAGACATTACAAGCATTGAGGGATCCCAAGGCCTTTGGCCGTTTCTCTCAGGTACGTATCCTTCCAATTGGTCCATTGGTCTCTGGATTCCAGTCATTTGGTTCGTCCCAACCGAAAGACGACATACTGCAATGGCTGGACGATCAACCCACTGAATCAGTTCTTTATGTCTCGTTTGGGAGTGGCGGAACGCTATCAGCCGATCAACTGACCGAACTAGCTTGGGGCTTGGAGCAAAGTCAGCACAGATTCATTTGGGTGGTTAGGCCTCCACAAGAAAATAGTGCGTGCGGGGCATATTTCGAGCAAGCCAAGAGAGCCGATGGTACCCCAGAGTACTTGCCAGACGGGTTTGTGACGAGGACCCAAAAGTTGGGATTAGTAGTACCCATGTGGGCCCCACAGAGGGAGATCCTCGCGCATCCGTCGATCGGAGGGTTCTTATCGCACTGTGGATGGAACTCAACCCTAGAGAGCCTCATCAACGGCGTGCCGCTGATAGCCTGGCCCTTGTACGCCGAGCAAACCATGAATGCAACCATGTTGACCGATCAACTAGGCATAGCTGCTAGATCGAGAGAGTTGATGCCAAATGGGGTCCTCGGGAGGCATGAGATAGAGAAGATGGTGAGGACTGTGATGAACAAGGAGGATGCAAAAGGCGAAACCATTAGGGCACGATCTCAGGACCTAAAGCGCACTGCATTGTTGGCCGTTGCCGAGGGCGGCTCGTCCTACGCGGCGCTTTCACAAGTGGCCCAAGAATGCAAAATCGGCTTGGTGGGACTAAAGCAAAGAGCTCGAGGAGCTTAA